In Marixanthomonas ophiurae, one genomic interval encodes:
- a CDS encoding CTP synthase, producing the protein MSTTKYIFVTGGVSSSLGKGIIAASLAKLLQARGYRVTIQKLDPYINVDPGTLNPYEHGECYVTDDGAETDLDLGHYERFLNVKTSQANNVTTGRIYQSVIEKERRGEFLGKTVQVVPHITNEIKERVQQLGSTGEYDIVITEIGGTVGDIESLPYIEAVRQLRWELGDDNALVIHLTLVPYLSAAGELKTKPTQHSVKTLMESGIKADILVCRTEHDLSDDLRKKLALFCNVKREAVIQSIDASTIYDVPNMMLEEGLDTVTLQKLGMENTKEPDLTRWNQFLERHKNPKGKVSIGLIGKYVELQDSYKSILESFIHAGAENEVSVEVKYIHSEYINKNNVEAKLKDLDAVLVAPGFGERGIEGKVEAVRYARENDLPFLGICLGMQMAVIEYSRNVLGIKDANSTEMNPQTPNPVINLMEDQKSITDMGGTMRLGSWKCDVKADSIIGRVYNESTIEERHRHRYEYNNKYKKQLEAAGMVATGVNPDTQLVEVVEVPDHPWFVGVQYHPEYKSTVASPHPLFVAFVKAAHDHAEKN; encoded by the coding sequence ATGAGCACTACCAAATACATCTTCGTTACGGGCGGAGTATCATCATCTTTAGGAAAAGGAATCATCGCAGCTTCGCTTGCCAAACTGTTGCAGGCCAGAGGTTATCGCGTTACCATTCAAAAACTAGATCCTTACATAAATGTGGATCCTGGAACATTAAATCCATACGAGCATGGAGAATGTTATGTAACCGATGATGGTGCAGAAACCGATTTAGACCTTGGGCATTACGAACGTTTTTTAAATGTAAAAACGTCACAAGCCAACAATGTAACTACGGGTCGTATTTACCAAAGTGTGATTGAAAAAGAACGCCGTGGTGAATTTTTAGGAAAAACTGTTCAGGTTGTTCCACATATTACCAATGAAATTAAAGAACGCGTACAGCAACTTGGTTCTACAGGAGAGTACGATATTGTTATTACCGAAATTGGCGGTACTGTAGGTGATATAGAGTCTTTACCGTATATTGAAGCGGTTCGACAATTACGTTGGGAGTTAGGAGACGACAATGCGTTAGTGATACACTTAACATTAGTGCCCTATCTTTCTGCTGCGGGTGAATTAAAAACAAAACCTACCCAACACTCCGTAAAAACCTTGATGGAAAGCGGTATTAAAGCCGATATTTTAGTGTGCCGTACAGAACATGATTTATCTGACGATCTTCGGAAAAAATTAGCGCTTTTTTGCAATGTAAAACGGGAAGCCGTTATACAATCTATCGATGCTTCTACCATTTATGATGTACCCAATATGATGTTAGAAGAAGGGTTGGATACTGTTACGCTTCAAAAACTGGGTATGGAAAACACTAAAGAACCAGACCTTACCCGTTGGAATCAATTTTTGGAACGTCATAAAAACCCTAAAGGGAAAGTGAGTATTGGTTTAATAGGAAAGTATGTAGAACTTCAAGATAGTTATAAGTCTATTTTAGAATCCTTTATTCATGCAGGTGCCGAAAACGAGGTAAGTGTGGAGGTAAAATATATACATTCAGAATATATTAACAAAAATAATGTAGAGGCAAAACTCAAAGACTTGGACGCTGTTTTAGTGGCTCCTGGTTTTGGGGAGCGCGGTATTGAAGGTAAAGTAGAGGCGGTTCGTTATGCAAGAGAAAACGACCTACCTTTTTTAGGTATCTGTTTAGGAATGCAAATGGCAGTTATAGAATACAGCCGAAATGTGTTAGGTATTAAAGATGCTAATTCTACAGAAATGAACCCACAAACGCCTAATCCTGTTATTAATTTAATGGAAGACCAAAAAAGCATTACCGATATGGGAGGCACTATGCGATTGGGCTCTTGGAAATGTGATGTAAAAGCCGATAGTATTATTGGTAGGGTTTATAATGAAAGTACTATAGAAGAGCGTCACCGTCATCGGTATGAATACAATAACAAATATAAAAAGCAGCTAGAAGCTGCTGGAATGGTAGCAACTGGCGTAAACCCAGATACACAGTTGGTTGAAGTGGTAGAAGTACCAGATCATCCTTGGTTTGTAGGTGTACAGTATCACCCAGAATATAAAAGTACCGTGGCTAGTCCGCACCCATTGTTTGTTGCTTTTGTTAAGGCAGCGCACGATCACGCCGAAAAAAACTAA
- the yidC gene encoding membrane protein insertase YidC, with the protein MEKKNFDVNSLIGFVLIGGILVWMLYMQEPSEDAVQADKARTETAAKEESETQKDKDTTLQEATQEMAVANAQDSIAVEKLKNKLGSFAYSGTLPSAKENSTVIENEVLYLEVSNQGGYITEARLKNHTTNDSVPVSIIKDGNSSLNLQFSSENRLLNTKDLFFEPSVSTNGDNKVLSMKLKTSESAYIEYRYELLPDEYMINFSIKSQGLDGVMNTSQPMYLDWQLKGYSHAKSITYENRYSRLVYEYEDGDHNKLSQTGEDEETEKDVTWMNFRQHFFSSLLLTDTPFKEVSFSSVDLVEDEKIDTVYTKKYAAKMLLEPKAGGLSYNMNMYLGPTDYQILNDYGRNLDEAMPLGWGIFGVINKYIIIPLFGFLSGFLPAGIAIICLTILIKLLLSPVQYKQYLSQAKMKILRPEIEEIREKYGDNKMKIQQETMKLQNAAGASPLKGCLPALLQLPVFYALFTFFPTAFDLRQKSFLWADDLSSYDVIAELPFHIPFYGDHVSLFPILASIAIFIYMMMTTGQTMQAQQQPGMPNMKFIMYLSPLFMLVFFNNYASGLSLYYFTSNMITIGIMLVIKNFIIDDDKVHAKIQKKKKQPKKQNRFQRKMSEMMEQAEEQKKAQKKK; encoded by the coding sequence ATGGAAAAAAAGAATTTTGACGTTAATTCCCTCATAGGGTTTGTATTAATTGGAGGTATATTAGTATGGATGCTTTATATGCAGGAACCTTCTGAAGATGCTGTTCAGGCCGATAAAGCCAGAACTGAAACTGCTGCTAAAGAAGAATCTGAAACCCAAAAAGATAAAGACACTACCCTTCAAGAAGCTACTCAGGAAATGGCCGTTGCGAATGCACAAGACTCAATAGCTGTTGAAAAGCTTAAAAACAAATTGGGTTCTTTTGCTTATTCGGGGACACTTCCTTCAGCAAAAGAGAATAGCACAGTAATTGAAAACGAAGTGCTTTACTTAGAAGTGAGTAACCAAGGGGGTTATATTACTGAAGCTCGTCTAAAAAATCATACTACCAACGATTCAGTCCCGGTGAGTATTATAAAAGATGGAAATAGCAGCCTGAACTTGCAATTTTCTTCAGAAAACAGGTTGTTGAATACTAAAGACTTGTTTTTTGAGCCTTCTGTGAGCACCAACGGTGACAACAAAGTATTGTCAATGAAGCTAAAAACTTCAGAAAGTGCTTATATAGAATATCGCTACGAGTTATTGCCAGACGAGTACATGATCAACTTCAGCATTAAATCGCAAGGGTTGGATGGCGTTATGAACACATCACAACCAATGTATCTAGATTGGCAATTAAAAGGGTATAGCCACGCTAAGAGTATTACTTACGAAAATAGGTATAGTCGTTTAGTGTATGAATATGAAGACGGCGATCATAATAAACTTTCCCAAACTGGAGAAGATGAGGAAACGGAGAAAGATGTGACGTGGATGAACTTCCGTCAGCACTTTTTTAGTTCGTTACTGTTAACCGATACGCCTTTTAAAGAAGTATCATTCAGTTCGGTAGATTTAGTAGAAGATGAGAAAATAGATACTGTTTATACCAAGAAGTATGCGGCGAAAATGCTATTAGAACCTAAAGCCGGTGGACTTTCCTATAATATGAATATGTACCTTGGTCCAACAGATTATCAAATATTGAATGATTACGGCCGTAACCTTGATGAAGCTATGCCATTAGGTTGGGGTATTTTTGGGGTGATAAACAAATATATTATTATTCCGCTTTTCGGTTTCTTAAGTGGCTTTTTACCAGCAGGGATTGCGATTATCTGTTTAACAATATTAATTAAATTATTGCTGTCACCAGTACAATACAAACAGTATTTGTCGCAGGCAAAAATGAAAATATTGCGACCGGAGATTGAAGAGATTCGTGAAAAGTACGGAGATAACAAAATGAAGATTCAGCAGGAAACGATGAAACTTCAAAATGCAGCAGGTGCAAGCCCGTTAAAAGGGTGTTTGCCGGCATTATTACAATTACCTGTATTTTATGCCTTGTTTACGTTTTTCCCTACGGCTTTCGATTTGCGTCAAAAAAGTTTTTTATGGGCAGACGATCTTTCCAGTTATGATGTTATTGCTGAATTACCATTCCATATTCCTTTTTATGGTGATCACGTAAGTCTGTTCCCTATCTTGGCATCTATCGCTATCTTTATTTATATGATGATGACTACAGGGCAGACCATGCAAGCGCAACAACAACCAGGGATGCCTAATATGAAGTTTATTATGTATTTGTCTCCACTGTTTATGTTGGTGTTCTTTAACAACTACGCCAGTGGATTGTCACTGTATTACTTCACGTCAAATATGATTACTATTGGTATTATGTTGGTGATTAAGAATTTTATTATTGATGACGATAAGGTTCATGCTAAAATTCAGAAAAAGAAAAAGCAGCCTAAAAAGCAAAATCGTTTTCAGCGTAAAATGTCCGAAATGATGGAGCAGGCTGAGGAGCAAAAGAAAGCTCAGAAGAAAAAGTAA
- a CDS encoding toxin-antitoxin system YwqK family antitoxin, whose translation MKHSLLLFLGILFSLQPSIAQDKVNQFDENGKRDGVWKKYYPGIKQLRYEGQFDHGHETGVFKFYCEECKDQPMATKDFSSNGTKASVRYFTIKGKLVSEGEMEGKNRVGEWVYYHEKSNAVMTREQYKNGKLEGVKTTYYPNGVKTEETHYQNGLKQGENNYYSPEGVLLKKLNYLDDKLSGEAMYYDANGTVTIKGYYKKGKKNGLWQYFKNGEVEMEETYPKPEKPE comes from the coding sequence ATGAAACACTCGTTATTACTTTTTTTGGGAATCCTATTCAGTCTACAACCTTCAATTGCACAGGATAAAGTAAATCAGTTTGACGAAAACGGCAAGCGTGACGGGGTTTGGAAAAAATACTATCCAGGCATCAAGCAGCTCCGGTATGAAGGACAGTTTGATCATGGACATGAAACAGGAGTTTTTAAATTTTACTGTGAAGAATGTAAAGATCAACCGATGGCCACCAAGGACTTCTCCTCTAACGGAACTAAAGCTTCTGTACGCTATTTTACTATAAAAGGGAAGCTGGTAAGCGAAGGCGAAATGGAAGGTAAAAATAGAGTAGGGGAATGGGTCTATTACCATGAAAAATCCAACGCTGTCATGACTCGGGAACAATATAAAAACGGTAAATTAGAAGGGGTGAAGACGACGTATTACCCTAATGGAGTCAAAACCGAAGAAACTCACTATCAAAACGGTTTAAAACAAGGCGAAAACAACTACTACTCGCCTGAAGGTGTTCTCTTAAAGAAATTGAACTACTTAGATGATAAACTCAGTGGAGAAGCTATGTACTATGATGCCAATGGTACAGTAACGATTAAAGGTTATTATAAAAAAGGTAAAAAGAACGGTCTTTGGCAATACTTTAAAAACGGAGAAGTGGAAATGGAAGAAACCTACCCTAAACCAGAAAAGCCTGAATAA
- the mnmA gene encoding tRNA 2-thiouridine(34) synthase MnmA, translated as MNKQKRVVVGLSGGVDSSVAAYLLKEQGYEVIGLFMKNWHDDTVTISNECPWLEDSNDAMLVAEKLDIPFQTVDLSEQYKERIVDYMFKEYKMGRTPNPDVLCNREIKFDVFLKIALELGADYVATGHYCRKGEIENDGKTTYQLLSGKDPNKDQSYFLCQLSQEQLSKTLFPIGEILKPDVRKIASEQGLITAEKRDSQGLCFIGKVRLPEFLQQQLAPKEGVIIEVPSEYSNYTKVKPEFTSEEEKLQFLSEKNKYVITDGTEVGKHQGAHFFTKGQRKGLAVGGTKEPLFVIDTDVKENVIYAGQGKDHPGLYRRGLFVKNEEIHWVREDLRLQEDESKEVTARIRYRQSLEKATLHQTVSGLYVIFDKPQSAITEGQFVAWYQGEELLGSGVIS; from the coding sequence ATGAACAAACAAAAAAGAGTTGTTGTTGGTCTAAGCGGCGGAGTAGATTCAAGTGTTGCTGCATACCTATTGAAAGAACAGGGTTATGAGGTTATTGGACTGTTTATGAAAAATTGGCATGATGATACTGTAACTATATCCAACGAATGTCCGTGGCTAGAAGATAGCAATGACGCCATGTTGGTCGCTGAAAAGTTAGATATACCATTTCAAACTGTAGACCTGAGTGAGCAATATAAAGAACGCATTGTAGATTATATGTTCAAGGAATACAAAATGGGAAGAACCCCAAATCCAGATGTACTTTGTAACCGAGAGATTAAGTTCGATGTATTTTTAAAAATAGCATTAGAGCTCGGTGCAGACTATGTAGCTACCGGTCATTATTGCAGAAAAGGTGAGATTGAAAATGATGGTAAAACTACCTATCAATTACTATCGGGAAAAGACCCTAACAAAGATCAGTCGTATTTTCTTTGTCAATTATCTCAAGAGCAGCTTTCCAAAACACTATTTCCTATAGGTGAAATTTTAAAGCCAGATGTGCGTAAAATAGCTTCGGAACAAGGTTTAATTACTGCTGAAAAGAGAGATTCGCAAGGATTATGCTTTATTGGTAAAGTAAGACTTCCTGAGTTTTTACAGCAACAATTAGCGCCTAAGGAAGGGGTCATTATTGAAGTGCCTTCAGAATACTCCAATTATACTAAAGTTAAACCTGAGTTTACTTCCGAAGAAGAAAAATTACAATTTCTCTCTGAAAAAAATAAATATGTCATTACAGATGGTACAGAAGTAGGAAAACACCAAGGTGCCCACTTTTTCACCAAAGGACAGCGTAAGGGCTTGGCTGTGGGCGGGACTAAAGAACCACTCTTTGTGATTGATACAGATGTAAAGGAAAATGTAATATATGCAGGACAAGGAAAAGACCATCCAGGTTTATACCGTCGCGGGCTTTTTGTTAAAAATGAAGAAATTCATTGGGTTCGAGAAGATTTACGCTTACAAGAGGACGAATCTAAAGAAGTTACAGCTCGCATACGATACAGACAATCTTTGGAAAAAGCTACTTTACATCAAACAGTCTCCGGACTTTATGTTATATTTGACAAACCACAATCTGCCATTACTGAAGGACAATTTGTTGCTTGGTATCAAGGAGAAGAATTGCTCGGCAGTGGTGTTATTTCTTAA
- a CDS encoding S8 family serine peptidase — protein sequence MKKILLLLLTAFVTQFNYAQEDALVFFADKEGVADALANPLTILTQEAIDRKQMHGTPIDERDVPLNENYKTEINNTAGITVLAKSKWMNAVYVRGSVSSINDLLNLEFVTEVEFADKDMNFKKPSGQTPDKFIVENQQSRVEYNYGNAANQTEMLSVDFLHENDFTGEGMVVAFMDGGFPNVMSNPAFATLRNEGRLLGTYDFVERQENADGTSSHGSNTFSDAAAFLDGEFVGTAPEASYYLYVTEDGDNESPAEEALWVEALERADSLGVDVINTSLGYQDFDDSDYDHRYEDLDGQTTIGARGANHAFDKGMILVTSAGNDGGGFTYVGTPGDSPGMLTIGAVDSNGNLAGFSSIGPTVDGRVKPDVMAQGEFAAIVDRFGNVTFSNGTSFSSPIMAGSVASFWQARPQTPNNEIMQIIRESASMFDNPSDEMGYGIPNFEDAYNALIELSIEDEMLENNFALYPNPVTTEVNISFPKRYTEATFSLYNVLGEQVKKARISSQNNQVDVSYLSAGVYIATIQTGTEKTSFKLIKK from the coding sequence ATGAAAAAAATACTATTACTACTACTTACAGCATTTGTAACTCAATTTAATTATGCACAAGAAGATGCGCTTGTTTTCTTTGCTGATAAAGAAGGAGTTGCAGACGCTCTTGCTAATCCACTTACCATTTTAACACAGGAAGCAATTGACCGAAAGCAAATGCATGGAACGCCAATTGATGAACGTGATGTACCTCTTAATGAAAACTATAAAACAGAAATAAATAATACTGCAGGCATAACCGTTTTAGCAAAGTCTAAATGGATGAATGCAGTTTATGTTCGTGGTTCGGTTTCGAGTATCAATGATTTATTGAACTTAGAATTTGTAACTGAGGTAGAGTTTGCCGATAAGGACATGAATTTTAAAAAGCCATCTGGGCAAACTCCAGATAAATTTATTGTTGAAAATCAACAATCTAGAGTAGAATATAATTATGGAAATGCTGCTAACCAGACAGAAATGCTTTCAGTAGATTTTCTTCATGAAAATGATTTTACAGGAGAAGGAATGGTTGTAGCATTTATGGATGGTGGTTTTCCTAATGTAATGAGCAACCCAGCATTTGCAACTCTTAGAAATGAAGGAAGGTTATTGGGAACATACGATTTTGTAGAACGTCAAGAGAATGCAGATGGGACTAGTAGTCATGGGTCTAATACATTTAGTGATGCTGCCGCATTTTTAGATGGTGAATTCGTAGGTACAGCCCCTGAGGCATCATATTATTTATACGTAACGGAAGATGGTGATAATGAGAGTCCTGCAGAAGAAGCCCTTTGGGTGGAAGCTTTGGAACGAGCTGATAGTCTTGGAGTTGATGTAATAAATACTTCCTTGGGGTATCAGGATTTTGACGATTCAGATTATGACCATAGATATGAAGATTTAGACGGGCAAACCACTATAGGAGCTCGTGGAGCTAATCACGCATTTGATAAAGGAATGATATTAGTTACTTCTGCAGGTAATGATGGAGGTGGGTTTACATATGTAGGCACCCCCGGAGATTCCCCAGGAATGTTGACAATTGGTGCGGTAGACTCTAACGGTAATTTAGCAGGATTTAGTTCTATTGGGCCAACAGTAGATGGTCGCGTTAAACCAGATGTTATGGCACAAGGAGAGTTTGCTGCGATAGTAGACCGTTTTGGTAATGTTACTTTTAGTAATGGAACTTCTTTTAGTTCTCCAATTATGGCAGGATCTGTTGCTTCATTTTGGCAAGCAAGACCACAAACACCTAACAATGAGATTATGCAAATTATACGGGAATCTGCTTCAATGTTTGATAATCCTTCAGATGAAATGGGATACGGAATCCCTAATTTTGAAGATGCGTACAATGCTTTAATCGAGTTGAGTATTGAAGATGAAATGCTAGAAAATAATTTTGCATTATATCCTAACCCGGTAACTACTGAAGTGAATATTTCGTTTCCTAAAAGATATACTGAAGCAACTTTTTCTCTATATAACGTGTTAGGAGAACAAGTGAAAAAGGCTCGTATTTCAAGTCAAAATAATCAAGTAGATGTAAGTTATCTATCTGCTGGTGTTTATATTGCGACTATTCAAACTGGAACAGAGAAAACTTCTTTCAAATTAATTAAAAAGTAA
- a CDS encoding NAD(P)H-dependent flavin oxidoreductase: MQNRITDLFKIQYPLIQAGMIWNSGWRLASAVSNAGGLGIIGAGSMYPEILLEHIQKCKKATNKPFGVNVPMLYPDIDKIIDIIIDEGVKIVFTSAGNPKTYTPKLKEHGITVVHVVSSLKFALKSQEAGVDAIVAEGFEAGGHNGRDETTTFTLIPMVKEKIGIPLIAAGGIATGRGMLAAMVLGADAVQVGSRFVASEESSSHRAFKKMVVDAKEGDTMLTLKELAPVRMLKNKFFEDVMQLYTQNPKKEQLIELLGRARAKKGMFEGDLEEGELEIGQIAGLIHDIKPAAQIVEEMITEFEMAKKEVSSL; the protein is encoded by the coding sequence GTGCAAAATAGGATTACTGATCTTTTCAAGATACAATACCCATTAATACAAGCTGGTATGATCTGGAACAGTGGCTGGCGCTTGGCTAGTGCTGTGAGTAATGCTGGTGGATTAGGCATCATAGGTGCTGGTTCTATGTATCCAGAAATACTTTTGGAGCATATTCAAAAATGTAAAAAAGCAACTAATAAACCTTTTGGCGTCAACGTACCGATGTTGTATCCCGATATTGATAAAATAATTGATATTATCATAGATGAAGGAGTGAAAATTGTATTCACTTCTGCAGGAAACCCTAAAACTTATACACCTAAGTTAAAAGAGCATGGTATTACCGTTGTTCATGTGGTAAGCAGCTTAAAATTTGCTTTAAAATCACAAGAGGCGGGAGTGGATGCAATTGTAGCCGAAGGTTTTGAAGCAGGTGGTCATAACGGGCGAGATGAAACGACTACGTTTACATTAATCCCAATGGTAAAGGAAAAAATAGGCATTCCATTGATTGCGGCTGGAGGCATAGCCACTGGCCGAGGTATGTTAGCAGCTATGGTTTTAGGAGCTGATGCCGTACAAGTAGGTAGTCGGTTTGTCGCCAGTGAAGAGTCTAGTTCTCACCGAGCATTTAAAAAAATGGTGGTCGATGCCAAAGAAGGGGACACCATGCTTACGTTAAAAGAATTGGCGCCAGTACGCATGTTGAAAAACAAATTCTTCGAAGATGTAATGCAGCTTTACACTCAAAACCCCAAAAAAGAACAATTAATTGAACTTTTAGGTAGGGCACGTGCTAAAAAAGGCATGTTTGAAGGCGATTTAGAAGAAGGAGAGTTAGAAATAGGACAAATAGCTGGCTTGATACACGATATAAAACCAGCAGCACAAATTGTTGAAGAAATGATAACGGAATTTGAAATGGCCAAAAAAGAAGTTTCTAGTCTTTAG
- a CDS encoding DUF421 domain-containing protein: MTGFDFVITVAIGNIIAMTVNTGNPSVLVGAILLLILYVLNYLITYIRYKSKTVENLIENKPIMIMRNGVVLKKNLKKSKVTESELQSKLREANVITLDQVKAVILETTGDVSVLHSDKENIEVADYLLEGIDV, encoded by the coding sequence ATGACAGGATTCGATTTTGTGATAACAGTTGCCATAGGTAATATTATCGCTATGACTGTAAATACAGGTAATCCTTCTGTATTAGTGGGAGCCATCTTACTTCTTATTCTCTATGTTCTTAATTATTTAATCACATATATAAGATACAAAAGTAAAACTGTTGAAAATTTGATTGAAAACAAACCCATTATGATTATGCGGAATGGTGTTGTTTTAAAGAAGAACCTTAAAAAATCGAAAGTAACAGAATCTGAACTACAATCAAAATTACGAGAAGCTAACGTGATTACGCTTGACCAAGTAAAAGCCGTCATTCTTGAAACGACAGGTGATGTATCGGTTCTACATAGCGATAAAGAAAATATTGAAGTGGCTGATTACTTGTTGGAAGGAATAGACGTCTAA
- the sucC gene encoding ADP-forming succinate--CoA ligase subunit beta, with protein MNLHEYQGKEILNSFGVEIQRGIVAQTPAEAVEAAKKLTEETGTGWHVIKAQVHAGGRGKGGGVKLAKNLKEVEEIAGDIIGMNLVTPQTSAEGKKVNQVLITEDVYYPGDSEPEEYYMSVLLNRATGKNMIMYSTEGGMDIETVAEETPHLIFNEEVDPALGLMPFQARRIAFNLGLSGKAFKQMTKFVTALYKAYTESDSSLFEINPVLKTSDDKIIAVDAKVSLDDNALFRHKDYAAMRDVREENPVEVEAREAGLSYVDLDGNVGCMVNGAGLAMATMDLIKQAGGEPANFLDVGGTADAERVETAFNLILKDPSVKAILVNIFGGIVRCDRVAQGIVDAYKNMGNIDVPIIVRLQGTNADEAKELIDNSGLAVESAVEFQEAADKVHAVLS; from the coding sequence ATGAATTTACACGAATATCAAGGAAAAGAAATATTAAACAGTTTTGGAGTTGAAATACAACGAGGAATCGTTGCGCAAACCCCAGCGGAAGCTGTAGAAGCTGCAAAAAAATTAACTGAAGAAACCGGAACCGGTTGGCACGTTATCAAAGCACAAGTACATGCTGGTGGCCGAGGTAAAGGTGGCGGTGTAAAGTTGGCCAAGAACCTTAAAGAGGTTGAAGAAATTGCAGGCGACATCATCGGGATGAACCTAGTAACTCCTCAAACTAGTGCAGAGGGAAAAAAAGTGAACCAAGTTTTAATCACTGAAGATGTTTATTATCCAGGTGATAGTGAGCCGGAAGAATATTATATGAGCGTATTGCTTAACCGTGCAACTGGTAAAAACATGATTATGTATTCTACTGAAGGTGGAATGGATATTGAAACTGTAGCTGAAGAAACTCCTCATTTAATTTTTAATGAAGAAGTAGATCCTGCTTTGGGTTTAATGCCATTTCAAGCACGTAGAATCGCTTTCAACTTAGGGTTAAGTGGAAAAGCATTTAAGCAAATGACAAAGTTTGTTACGGCACTTTACAAAGCTTATACAGAATCAGATTCTTCTTTATTTGAAATCAACCCAGTTTTAAAGACAAGTGACGATAAAATCATTGCAGTAGATGCAAAAGTAAGTCTGGATGACAACGCTTTGTTCCGTCATAAAGATTATGCTGCTATGCGTGATGTACGTGAGGAAAACCCAGTTGAGGTGGAAGCACGTGAAGCTGGATTAAGTTATGTTGACCTAGACGGGAATGTTGGTTGTATGGTGAATGGTGCAGGTTTGGCAATGGCTACAATGGATCTTATTAAGCAAGCTGGTGGAGAACCCGCTAACTTTTTGGATGTTGGTGGTACGGCAGATGCCGAACGTGTGGAAACAGCCTTTAATTTAATACTTAAAGATCCATCAGTAAAAGCTATTTTAGTAAATATCTTTGGAGGTATTGTTCGTTGTGACCGTGTAGCACAAGGTATTGTAGATGCTTATAAAAACATGGGAAATATAGACGTTCCTATTATTGTACGTTTACAAGGTACCAACGCTGATGAAGCTAAAGAATTGATAGACAATAGTGGCTTAGCTGTAGAAAGTGCAGTAGAATTTCAAGAAGCTGCAGATAAAGTACACGCAGTATTGTCATAA